From the genome of Spinacia oleracea cultivar Varoflay chromosome 2, BTI_SOV_V1, whole genome shotgun sequence, one region includes:
- the LOC110782200 gene encoding probable serine/threonine-protein kinase WNK10: MSSSSVIQVPERDPTGQYVRYDEILGEGNWKKVYKGFDEVNGIEIAWNVVALKDRILNSASNLSYLIAEAELMKLLDHKNIVKCYHFWVDYENSKLYLITELFSSETLLHYIKHVPVNHTSIKNWCRQILNGLNYLHTRNPPICHLDVKLLNIFVDGNSGTIKLGDFGFAKLIEPRSSGYTCYGTLLYMAPEMFEGNYNEMVDIHAFGICVLQMITREILYQECRNMNEMYKKIEVGIKPYALINVSEPQIKTFLNRCLAPVSMRPPAIELLNDPFLAVAPTPSLSSVTSTDTTSLSETESNMSEAESSLSQVTSAQVDGLLKLVKEIKCGDKIFKLKGSMKRDVIVPMRLSIVYNVGGKYQVEDTMKFKFPMAMETGNIDEFVREKIGTPMNLCSEDVAVVIEIIKQLRTELLALHYQPNITSVEQKLMSEELDYNLGNLFAENPAHEILTESRGDGDESEAENNGMLSCLGKLLSSVCSNS, encoded by the coding sequence ATGTCTTCAAGTAGTGTTATACAGGTTCCAGAGAGAGACCCAACAGGGCAATACGTAAGGTACGACGAGATATTAGGAGAAGGGAATTGGAAAAAAGTTTACAAGGGATTTGATGAGGTTAATGGTATTGAAATTGCTTGGAACGTGGTAGCTTTAAAAGATAGAATATTAAACTCTGCTTCAAATCTTTCTTATTTGATTGCAGAAGCTGAATTGATGAAGTTGTTAGATCATAAGAATATAGTGAAATGCTATCATTTTTGGGTTGATTATGAAAACAGTAAACTTTACTTGATTACTGAACTTTTTTCTTCAGAGACTCTGTTACACTACATCAAACATGTTCCTGTAAATCATACATCAATCAAGAATTGGTGTAGACAGATTCTAAACGGCTTGAATTATCTTCACACTCGTAATCCACCTATTTGTCATCTTGATGTTAAGTTATTAAACATCTTTGTTGATGGAAATTCTGGTACGATTAAACTTGGTGATTTTGGTTTTGCCAAGTTAATTGAACCAAGGAGTAGTGGATACACTTGTTATGGTACACTACTGTACATGGCACCAGAAATGTTTGAAGGAAATTATAATGAGATGGTTGACATTCATGCTTTTGGGATATGTGTATTACAGATGATCACTCGGGAAATTCTTTACCAAGAATGCAGAAACATGAATGAGATGTACAAAAAGATTGAGGTGGGTATAAAACCTTACGCCCTAATCAATGTTTCAGAACCACAGATTAAGACGTTTCTTAATAGGTGTCTTGCTCCTGTATCTATGAGACCGCCTGCAATTGAGCTTTTGAATGACCCGTTTCTTGCAGTTGCACCTACACCTAGTCTTTCTTCTGTCACATCAACTGATACTACAAGTCTGAGTGAAACCGAGTCAAATATGAGTGAAGCCGAGTCAAGTCTGAGTCAAGTGACGAGTGCTCAGGTGGATGGATTGCTGAAGCTTGTGAAGGAGATTAAGTGTGGGGACAAGATATTCAAATTAAAAGGGAGTATGAAGCGGGATGTTATTGTACCAATGAGGTTGAGTATTGTTTATAATGTTGGAGGTAAGTATCAGGTTGAAGATACGATGAAGTTTAAGTTCCCAATGGCAATGGAAACAGGTAACATTGATGAGTTTGTGAGGGAGAAGATTGGTACACCAATGAATTTGTGCTCTGAAGATGTTGCAGTGGTTATTGAGATTATAAAACAACTAAGAACAGAACTCTTAGCCCTGCATTATCAACCTAATATTACTAGTGTTGAACAGAAGTTGATGTCTGAAGAATTAGATTATAATCTTGGAAACTTATTTGCTGAGAATCCTGCACATGAGATATTGACTGAGTCCAGGGGAGATGGAGATGAATCTGAGGCTGAGAATAATGGAATGCTTAGTTGCTTAGGGAAGTTGCTGTCATCCGTTTGCAGCAACTCATAG